One Glycine max cultivar Williams 82 chromosome 6, Glycine_max_v4.0, whole genome shotgun sequence DNA segment encodes these proteins:
- the LOC102666188 gene encoding inverted formin-2-like, producing MTAFHGCHSPYGASMAAYHQSHYSSYGNLHYPTQQPLHHLEFSSATEDRLEVALAKLDAATRRLDARLDAFLLQLPRRPGHRYPPQSPCFAPITPSFTPLLPLPLPPLSPPPLPRPWTPPLPPPFPAPPLPPPPLQPTQSPMLTASTTIPTLPPWPALMPQHPVPLSAPLTIGVVHLPVDNKPQASFPSHDILLSDPSLFPFVMFIAIATDTKLDHHFLPSAITFDATEWLRFCSTQLHSLIPLPILIWDPGSNFGAMVVTPTP from the coding sequence ATGACTGCCTTCCATGGCTGTCACTCGCCATACGGAGCTTCCATGGCTGCCTACCACCAATCACACTACTCGTCATACGGAAACCTCCACTATCCCACACAACAACCACTACACCACCTTGAATTTTCGTCCGCCACCGAGGATCGCCTCGAGGTCGCCTTGGCCAAACTTGATGCCGCTACACGCCGCCTAGACGCCCGACTGGACGCCTTTCTCCTACAACTGCCTCGGCGACCTGGCCACCGCTACCCTCCTCAGTCCCCATGCTTCGCACCCATAACACCTAGTTTCACACCATTACTGCCTCTGCCGTTGCCTCCACTGTCGCCTCCGCCGTTGCCTCGACCGTGGACTCCACCGCTACCTCCGCCATTTCCGGCACCACCTCTGCCACCCCCGCCGCTCCAGCCAACTCAATCTCCCATGCTCACAGCATCCACGACCATACCAACTCTGCCGCCATGGCCTGCACTCATGCCGCAACACCCCGTACCTTTATCGGCTCCACTTACCATTGGTGTTGTCCACCTCCCGGTTGACAACAAGCCCCAGGCATCCTTCCCCAGCCACGACATCCTCCTCTCCGACCCCAGCTTATTCCCTTTCGTCATGTTCATTGCCATAGCCACAGACACAAAGCTCGACCACCATTTCCTTCCCTCTGCCATTACTTTCGACGCTACCGAATGGCTCCGCTTTTGCAGCACTCAGCTTCACTCCCTCATTCCTTTACCCATTTTAATTTGGGATCCCGgttcaaattttggagccatGGTTGTAACCccaacaccttga